TTGTACCTGCAGCACGGCCTCGGGCTCGAGGCCGTCTTCGCGGGCATGGTCGGCATCGGCTTCGCACTCATGAGCGCCGTCGGCTCGTGGGTCGGCGGCACGCTCGTGAACCGCCTGGGCCGGCCGCTCGTCGTGTGGGGGCTCGCGCTGCTCCTGGTCGGCATCGGGCTGCTCGTGCTCTTCGCGCTCACGACGCCGCCCGCGGTCACGCCGTGGGCGATGGCGGGTGCCATGGTGATCGGCGGTGCGGGCGGCGGCCTCGTCGTCTCCCCGAACCAGACCCTCACCCTCATGGACATCCCGGTCAAGCAGGGTGGTCTCGCCGGCTCGGTCGGCCAGCTCGGCCAGCGCATCGGCACGGCGATCGGCACGGCGGTCACGCTCTCGCTCTTCTACTCGACGATCTTCCGCGAGTCCGCCGGCGAGCCCGACCTCACCGTCTACCACCACGCCTACGGCATCGGCATGCTCGCGGTCGCGATCTTCATTGCGATCGCCTTCGCGATCGGCGTCGCCGACCTCGGGGCACGGCGGCGGCAGCGCAGCGCGCTCGGTGGAACGGAGCCGGAGGCCGCCTGACGAGGCCGCGCCCGGCAGCCGCGTCGGCCGCGGGGGCGCCTGCGTCGCGACCGGCTCAGCGGATCGCGAGCAGCCGGGAGCGCTCGGGCTTGTCGTAGTGCTCGATCGCGGAGCGCAGCGCGACCCGTGGCATCGTCGCGGCGTGGCGCTCGACGAACGTCGTGAGCCGCTCGCGATCGAGGTCGCCGGCGGCCCGGAGCACCCAGCCGAGCGCCTTCTGCACGAGCGGCTCGGGATCGTCCGCGAGGGTCTCGGAGAGCTCGAACGCGTCGTCGAGCTCACCGCGGCGGAGGAACGCGAACGTCGACACGAGTGCGGTGCGGCGTTCGGGCCAGAACGCGGATGCCGCGAGCCGGGCGAGCGGCGAGCGATCGCGTTCGATCAGGTACGCGCCGATGACGTCGCGGGCGGCGAGGTCGACGAGGTCCCACTGGTCGATGCGGTCGTGTCGGCGCAGGTAGAGCTCGTACAGCTCGTCGCGCCGCTCGGCCCCCGTCTTCGGTCGTGCCGCGCATTTGCCCATGATGCTGCAGGCGAGGGCGCGCACCTCGTGCGTCGACTGCTCGAGCAGCGTCTCGAGCTCGCCTGCCGGCAGGTCGAGTGCCGTCTTCGCGAGCTCGAACACGGCACCCATGCGCACCCCGATGAACGGGGCATCCGGGTCGAGTGGGAAGTAGCGCGTGTACTTCTCGCGCTCCTCCTCGCTCGCGAGCGCCTCGAGTGCGTCGATGAGCTCCGTGGCATCCACGTCGCGCCCTCCCGTCGTCGGGATCAGCGTACGGCGGCGGCGGCCTCCACGACAGGGGCGTCGGAGAACGCGAGCTTCGGCACGAAGGCGAGCAGCACGGCCGCCAGCGCCGCCGTGAGTCCGCACACGAGCCAGACGGTGACGTACCCGCCGAAGGCGCCGGCAGTGCCCGTCGCCGCCTCGCCTGCGGCGCCGAGCAGCGCGATGCCGAAGACGCACGAGGCGATGGCGCCGCCGACGGTCTTCACGGAGTTCGTGAGGCCGGTCGCGACACCGGTCTGATGGGCAGGGGCGGCTGCCGCGGCTGCGGCCGGGAGTGCCGCGACGAGCGCGCCCGAGCCGATGCCGGCGATCACCATGTTCGCGAGCACCTGCGCGTACCCGTCGTGGAACGGCAGGAAGAGCAGGTAGCCGATCGCGACGAGCGAGCTCGCGCCGATGAGGGCGACGCGCGGCGTGACCCAGCGGGTCGCGAGCGGGAAGAGCATCGCGCCGACCACGAGCGAGAGCACGTACGCGCCGACCAGGATCGACGTCTGCCCGGTCGTCGCGCTGAGCCCGAAGCCGTACGCCGAGGCGTCCGTGCGGGCGAAGGTCGAGAGGGGCGCCTGCGCGCCGAGCACGCTGACGCCGAAGAGCCCGGCAGTGAGGAAGATCGGCCACAGGGTGGGCTCGCGGAACATGCGCACGTCGATGAGCGGGTCGGGGTGCTTCAGCTCGTACCGCGCGAACGGGATCACGAGCAGGGCGCCGAGCGCCACGAGCGCCCACGAGAGCAGGTCGGCCGGGCCGTTCAGGCGCATGAAGCTGAGCCCGCCCGTGAGCGAGAGCAGAGCGAGCGAGATGAGGATGAGCCCACCGGTGTCGAGCGTGCCGCCGGTGAGGTCGGGCGACTCCTTCACGCCGAACAGCACGACGAAGAGGCAGGCGACCACGGCTACGGCCGGCACGAGGAGCAGCACCTGCATGGGGAGCAGTTCGGCGAGGGCGCCCGCCGAGAGCGCACCGGCGATCGCGCCGAGCTCGAGGGCCGCGACGAGCAGGCCCGCCGCCTTGCGGGTCATCGCCGCCGGGCGGTCGGCCGAGCGGCTGCGCGACCAGATGAGGGCGATCTCGAGAGGCAGCCAGACGACGTAGAACCCCTGCAGCGCCCACGCGACGAGGAACACCCAGAACTGGTCGGTGAAGGCGAGCGCGATCGAGGCGACGGCGGTGACCGCCGTCGACCACACGAGCATGCGCTTGTGGCCGACCATGTCGCCGAGCTTCGCGAACGCCGGCACGACGAGCGCCGAGAGCATGAGCTGCGTGCCTTCGAGCCAATTGACGTCGGCGTCGTGGATGCCGAGGTGCCGGGCGATGTCGGTGAGCAGCGGCGTGTAGTAGCCCTGCAGGATGCCGCTGGTGAACTCGACGAACGCGAGGAATCCGACGATCGCGGCGACGGGGCCGAGTCTGGCAGCGCGCTTCATCGGGGCTCCTTCGGGATGGGGTGGATTCACCCTAGTGGGTCATCCGTCTCACTCGGGAATCGCCGTGATGAGTGCGCGGTGGAATCGCTCGCCGCGCTCGAGGCTGTCGATCGTCACCCACTCGTCGACCCCGTGGATCGAGGCGCGCTGCGCGGCGGTCATGGCGATGGGCGCGAAGCGGTAGACGGCGGGGGAGAAGCGGTGGAAGTACCGCGAGTCGGTGGCCGCCATCATGAGGTACGGCGCCGTCGTCGCCTCGGGATACGAGGCCGCGACTGCCGCTACGATCGCCGCGAACTGCGCCGAGTCGGTCGGCGACTCGGGCGATGGCTCGCCGCCCTCGACGACCGTCACCTCCACCTCGGGGTCGCGGATGACGCGGCGCAGGCGCGCGACGACCGATTCGACGGTCTCGCCGACGGCGATGCGCAGGTTCAGCGTGGCGGTCGCCTGCGACGGCAGCACGTTGTCGGCCGTACCGGCCTCGAGCATCGTGGCGGCGACGGTCGTGTGCACGAGGGCGGCGGGCTCGCCGCCGAGACGTGAGAACACGCGGGCCGTCACCCAGGGCAGGGCGATGAGGAGGCGGAGCAGCAGTCGGGATGCACCGCGCGTGTGCGGCACGAAGCTCGCGAGCATGGCCCGCATCGACCGCGGCATGCGCTTCGGGAACGGGTTCGGCGCGAGCCGGTCGACGGCGCGGGCGATGCGCGCGGTCGGCGTCGTCTTCGGCGGAGCTGAGGCATGGCCCCCGTCGCCGCGGGCGGTCAACCGAACGGTCAGCACGCCCTTCTCGCCGACCCCGACCATCGCGGCGGGAACCTGCACGAACGGCAGGGGCGCGTCGACCACGGCGCCGCCCTCGTCGAGTACGAGCCACGGCGTGATGCCGCGCTCCTGGAAGAGCGCGGCGATCGCCACGGCCGCGGCGCCGTGGCTCTCCTCGTTGCCCCCGAACGAGAGATAGAGGTCACGGGCGGGCGTGAATCCGTCGGCGAGGAGGTTCTCGACCGCCTCGAGCACCACGAGCAGCGGACCCTTGTCGTCGAGCGTGCCGCGACCCCACACCGAGCCGTCGGCGATGCGTCCCTCGAACGGCGGGAAGCGCCATCCGTCGCGCTCGTCGACCGGCACGACGTCGAAGTGCGCCATCAGCACGACTGGGTCGCCGTCGCCGCGTCCGCGCCAGTGGAAGAGCAGCCCGAGTTCGGTGACCTGCTCGAAGGCGAGGTGTGCGTGCACGAGGGGGTAGAGCTCGGCGATGAGCCCGCGGAAGCGGTCGAAGTCGGCGAGGCCGCGTTCGGCGAGTTCGGCCGACACCGTCGGCAGCTGCACCATGCGGGAGAGGCGTTCGGCTGAGCCGTCGCGAACGGTCACGGGTTCGGGCATCCACCCACCCTAAATGAGCGGATGCCGCGGCCCGCGCGGGTCTCAGGCGGCGAGGTGCACGGCGGGCGTGAGGAGCGCGGCGAGCTCGGCCGCCGAGAGTTCGCGTCCGAAAGCGGGGTGTCCGGGCTCGAGGGCGACGCCGTGTCGGAGTTCGCCGCCGTCGACCGGGTCGAACCCGAGCTCGTCGATGATCTCGGCGACCACTGCGCGGGCCTCGGCGTCGTCGCCGACGACGGCGAGGGCGCGTCGGAGAGGAGAGCCGGCGGCCATGCTGTCGTCCTCCATCTCGTGGTAGCCGAGGTGGTTCAGCGACTTCACGACGCGGGCGCGCGGGTTGCGTGCGGCGTTGATCTCGCTCGTCGTGCGGGGGTCGTCGTCGATCTCGGCGATGTTGCCGTCGACCGGCGGCCAGTAGTTCATGGCGTCGACGACGATCCGGCCGTCGAACGCGTCCCAGGGCACCGTGCCGGCCTTGCCGAACGGCACGGCGACGATGATCACGTCTGCCGTCGCGGCGAGGATCTCGGGGGTGGTCACCTCGGCGCCCGGGGCGACGACGCCGACGAGCAGGTCGAGTGCGGTCTGACGCGGCGAACCTGCGATGAGCACGCGGTGCCCGGATGCCACGAGGAGGCGGGCGAGGGCTGTGCCCACCTTGCCCGCGCCGTAGATTCCGATGACCGGCCGATCCGTCACGTTTCGATTCTCCCATCCCTCGACCCACCAGATCGATGCGTCCTCATGGAAATGAACACGCCGGCCGCAGCCGGCATTCCCGCGGGCGGTGCGCGAGCCGGTGACGGGGAATAGTCTCGTCCCGACGGTGGTTCCCAGTGACGCGTGCAGGTTGCATGCAGGCGTATGGAAATGTGGAGAGGGATCGCGATGTCTGAGCGGTACGAATTCGGAGTCGACACCTTCGGCGACGTGACGAGCAGGGCCGACGGCAGCCTGCTGTCGCACGCCCAGGTGCTGCGCAACGTCGTGGAGGAGGCCGTGCTGGCCGATCGTCTCGGTCTCGACTTCTTCGGCGTCGGCGAGCACCACCGCGTGGACTTCGCGGTCTCGGCGCCCGAGGTCGTGCTCGGCGCGATCGCCGGTCGCACCGAGCGCATCCACCTCGGTTCGGCGGTCACGGTGCTGAGCTCCGACGACCCCGTGCGCGTCTTCGAGCGCTTCGCGACGCTCGACGGGCTCTCGAACGGCCGGGCAGAGGTCATCCTCGGCCGCGGCTCCTTCATCGAGTCGTTCCCGCTGTTCGGCTTCGAGCTGAACCAGTACCAGGAGCTCTTCGAGGAGAAGCTCAACCTGTTCTCCGCCCTGCTGCCGCAGGAGCCCGTCACATGGAGCGGCCAGCTGCGCTCCTCGCTGACCGATCAGCTCGTCTTCCCGCCCGTCGAGCACGGCCGGCTGAAGACCTGGGTCGGGGTCGGCGGCAGCCCCGAGTCCGTCGTGCGCGCGGCCCACTACGGCCTGCCGCTCGTGCTCGCGATCATCGGCGGCAGCCCGGCCCGATTCGCGCCCCTCGCCGACCTCTACCGCCGTGCGCTCGAGCAGTTCGGCAACCCGCTGCAGCCGATCGCGATCCACTCCCCGGGATTCATCGCGGACTCCGACGCGGAGGCGCTCGACACGCTCTGGCCGCACTACAAGGTCAGCATCGACCGCATCGGTCGCGAGCGCGGCTGGGGCGCGGTCGATCGCGACCACTTCGAAGACGAGGCCGGGCCGAACGGAGCGCTCTACGCGGGGTCGCCCGAGAAGGTCGCCGCCAAGATCGCCGCGGCCATGCGCGCCGTCGGGGCGACCCGCTTCGACATGAAGTACTCCAACGGCGCCCTGCCGCACGAGGCCATGATGCGCAGCATCGAGCTCTACGCCACCGAGGTCGTGCCGCGGGTGAAGGAGCTGCTCGCGGCAGCCGATGCCGCCGACGCCGAGCTGAGCGCCGTCGCCGACCTCGGTGCGTCCGAGGTCGCCGCGGCAGATCTCGCCGCGGCCGAT
The sequence above is a segment of the Agromyces hippuratus genome. Coding sequences within it:
- a CDS encoding M20/M25/M40 family metallo-hydrolase, producing MPEPVTVRDGSAERLSRMVQLPTVSAELAERGLADFDRFRGLIAELYPLVHAHLAFEQVTELGLLFHWRGRGDGDPVVLMAHFDVVPVDERDGWRFPPFEGRIADGSVWGRGTLDDKGPLLVVLEAVENLLADGFTPARDLYLSFGGNEESHGAAAVAIAALFQERGITPWLVLDEGGAVVDAPLPFVQVPAAMVGVGEKGVLTVRLTARGDGGHASAPPKTTPTARIARAVDRLAPNPFPKRMPRSMRAMLASFVPHTRGASRLLLRLLIALPWVTARVFSRLGGEPAALVHTTVAATMLEAGTADNVLPSQATATLNLRIAVGETVESVVARLRRVIRDPEVEVTVVEGGEPSPESPTDSAQFAAIVAAVAASYPEATTAPYLMMAATDSRYFHRFSPAVYRFAPIAMTAAQRASIHGVDEWVTIDSLERGERFHRALITAIPE
- a CDS encoding NADPH-dependent F420 reductase, producing MTDRPVIGIYGAGKVGTALARLLVASGHRVLIAGSPRQTALDLLVGVVAPGAEVTTPEILAATADVIIVAVPFGKAGTVPWDAFDGRIVVDAMNYWPPVDGNIAEIDDDPRTTSEINAARNPRARVVKSLNHLGYHEMEDDSMAAGSPLRRALAVVGDDAEARAVVAEIIDELGFDPVDGGELRHGVALEPGHPAFGRELSAAELAALLTPAVHLAA
- a CDS encoding LLM class flavin-dependent oxidoreductase, with translation MSERYEFGVDTFGDVTSRADGSLLSHAQVLRNVVEEAVLADRLGLDFFGVGEHHRVDFAVSAPEVVLGAIAGRTERIHLGSAVTVLSSDDPVRVFERFATLDGLSNGRAEVILGRGSFIESFPLFGFELNQYQELFEEKLNLFSALLPQEPVTWSGQLRSSLTDQLVFPPVEHGRLKTWVGVGGSPESVVRAAHYGLPLVLAIIGGSPARFAPLADLYRRALEQFGNPLQPIAIHSPGFIADSDAEALDTLWPHYKVSIDRIGRERGWGAVDRDHFEDEAGPNGALYAGSPEKVAAKIAAAMRAVGATRFDMKYSNGALPHEAMMRSIELYATEVVPRVKELLAAADAADAELSAVADLGASEVAAADLAAADRADAAASADQPAD
- a CDS encoding MFS transporter, producing MKRAARLGPVAAIVGFLAFVEFTSGILQGYYTPLLTDIARHLGIHDADVNWLEGTQLMLSALVVPAFAKLGDMVGHKRMLVWSTAVTAVASIALAFTDQFWVFLVAWALQGFYVVWLPLEIALIWSRSRSADRPAAMTRKAAGLLVAALELGAIAGALSAGALAELLPMQVLLLVPAVAVVACLFVVLFGVKESPDLTGGTLDTGGLILISLALLSLTGGLSFMRLNGPADLLSWALVALGALLVIPFARYELKHPDPLIDVRMFREPTLWPIFLTAGLFGVSVLGAQAPLSTFARTDASAYGFGLSATTGQTSILVGAYVLSLVVGAMLFPLATRWVTPRVALIGASSLVAIGYLLFLPFHDGYAQVLANMVIAGIGSGALVAALPAAAAAAAPAHQTGVATGLTNSVKTVGGAIASCVFGIALLGAAGEAATGTAGAFGGYVTVWLVCGLTAALAAVLLAFVPKLAFSDAPVVEAAAAVR
- a CDS encoding DNA alkylation repair protein, with translation MDATELIDALEALASEEEREKYTRYFPLDPDAPFIGVRMGAVFELAKTALDLPAGELETLLEQSTHEVRALACSIMGKCAARPKTGAERRDELYELYLRRHDRIDQWDLVDLAARDVIGAYLIERDRSPLARLAASAFWPERRTALVSTFAFLRRGELDDAFELSETLADDPEPLVQKALGWVLRAAGDLDRERLTTFVERHAATMPRVALRSAIEHYDKPERSRLLAIR